From the genome of Acidobacteriota bacterium, one region includes:
- a CDS encoding DUF1634 domain-containing protein — MGTPESSTRTGSLREARQFEMDTLVGVILQDGVLLSLGLIITGLFWRWHRTGGVALDYQIAGTNLFEFVTGEIRLAVHGTVRPRLLVNLGIAVLMLTPFIRVAASVVYFMGVLRNWKYTFFTAVVLIVLTYSLFLR, encoded by the coding sequence ATGGGCACACCAGAATCTTCCACCAGAACCGGGTCCCTGCGGGAAGCGCGGCAGTTTGAGATGGATACCCTGGTGGGCGTTATCCTCCAGGACGGCGTTCTGCTCAGCCTGGGTCTGATCATCACCGGGCTCTTCTGGAGGTGGCACCGCACCGGCGGCGTGGCGTTGGACTATCAGATTGCCGGCACGAACCTGTTCGAATTTGTAACAGGAGAAATTCGCCTCGCCGTTCACGGCACCGTCCGGCCCCGCCTGCTGGTCAACCTGGGCATCGCCGTCCTGATGCTCACGCCCTTCATTCGCGTAGCGGCGTCAGTGGTTTACTTCATGGGCGTCCTCAGAAACTGGAAGTACACCTTCTTCACCGCTGTCGTCCTCATCGTTCTCACTTACAGCCTCTTCCTGCGTTAG
- a CDS encoding phosphoglycerate dehydrogenase: MKALFLESIHEAAAAPFIRDGYEVKTLQGSLDESTLIKEVKDVGVLGIRSKTKVTARVLDAAPRLLVVGAFCIGTDQIDLSACSDRGIAVFNDPHSNTRSVAELVLGEIVMLARRVFEGSVALHQGSWQKSAAGCHEVRGLTVGIVGYGKIGSQLSDLAQSIGMKVIFNDVTEVLARGNAKKVSFEELLEKSDFVTLHVDGRPHNRGFFGAEEFRLMKDGAYFLNLSRGFVVDHEALAENLRSGKLKGAAIDVFPNEPKAKGGAFSDSLQNLPNVILTPHIGGSTEEAQLHIAHLVSVRLHRYVEAGDTVLSVNFPHCRLERAPENHRLVHIHRNQPGMLLAINKVIGDRGINVERQVLDTKREIGYALLDINQEWDPGLISALESIPHTIRSRAIY; the protein is encoded by the coding sequence ATGAAAGCACTATTTCTCGAAAGCATTCATGAAGCCGCCGCCGCTCCATTCATTCGAGACGGCTACGAGGTGAAAACGCTGCAAGGCAGTCTGGATGAGTCAACGCTCATCAAAGAAGTCAAAGATGTGGGGGTGCTGGGAATCCGCTCGAAGACGAAGGTCACGGCGCGCGTGCTGGACGCCGCACCCAGGCTGCTGGTGGTGGGCGCGTTCTGCATCGGCACCGACCAGATTGATCTGTCCGCCTGCTCAGACCGCGGCATCGCGGTCTTCAATGATCCGCACAGCAACACGCGCTCCGTGGCCGAACTGGTTCTGGGCGAGATCGTCATGCTGGCCCGGCGCGTCTTCGAAGGCAGTGTGGCCCTGCACCAGGGATCATGGCAGAAGAGCGCCGCAGGCTGCCACGAGGTGCGTGGCCTGACGGTGGGCATTGTGGGCTACGGCAAAATCGGCTCGCAACTTTCAGACCTGGCCCAGTCGATCGGGATGAAAGTGATCTTCAACGATGTCACGGAGGTGCTGGCGCGCGGAAACGCCAAAAAGGTGAGTTTTGAAGAGCTGCTCGAGAAATCGGACTTTGTAACCCTCCACGTTGACGGCCGTCCGCACAACCGCGGGTTCTTCGGCGCGGAAGAGTTCCGGCTGATGAAAGATGGGGCATATTTTCTGAACCTGAGCCGGGGCTTTGTGGTAGACCACGAGGCGCTGGCAGAAAACCTGCGCAGCGGAAAGCTGAAAGGCGCGGCCATCGACGTATTCCCGAATGAGCCGAAGGCCAAGGGTGGCGCTTTTTCCGACTCGCTGCAGAACCTTCCCAACGTGATCCTCACGCCGCACATCGGCGGAAGCACGGAGGAAGCCCAGCTTCACATCGCGCACCTGGTTTCAGTGCGGCTCCATCGCTACGTCGAGGCTGGTGACACCGTCCTCAGTGTCAACTTCCCGCACTGTCGGCTTGAACGCGCGCCGGAGAACCACCGCCTGGTACATATCCACCGCAACCAGCCTGGCATGCTGCTGGCCATCAACAAGGTGATCGGAGACCGGGGAATCAATGTGGAACGCCAGGTGCTGGATACCAAGCGCGAAATCGGCTATGCCCTGCTCGACATCAACCAGGAGTGGGACCCGGGCCTGATCAGCGCGCTTGAAAGCATACCGCACACCATCCGGTCCAGGGCGATTTATTAG
- a CDS encoding iron-containing alcohol dehydrogenase, which translates to MEREYAFEMVTSGIRFGAGVTRELGAELSDLGKRHVLVFTDPNLRKLPPVATVLESLSADKIRFSVFDRVRIEPTDESFKQAIAAAQSDDFDAFVAVGGGSTMDTAKAANLYSCYPADFLEYVNPPIGRGQPVPGPLKPLIAIPTTAGTGSETTGVAICDLESLHAKTGIAHRRLKPTIGLVDPENTRTLPPEVAASSGLDVLSHAIESFTALPYLERPRPERPIMRPAYQGSNPISDVWSLEALRLTAACLKRAVADPGDDEARASMLLASSYAGIGFGNAGVHLPHGMSYPVSGLVRNFRPRGYDVDHPLAPHGISVILNAPAVYRFTAQACPERHLKAAEILGAKVAGAKLEDAGRILADQVVKFMHDLKVPNGLRELGYGTSDIPALVEGTLPQHRVTKLSPRPASADDLAELFSNAMTAW; encoded by the coding sequence ATGGAACGCGAATATGCGTTTGAGATGGTGACATCTGGCATCCGCTTCGGAGCCGGGGTCACGCGCGAACTTGGCGCAGAATTGTCAGACCTGGGCAAACGGCACGTTCTGGTCTTCACGGACCCAAACCTGCGTAAGCTGCCGCCGGTGGCCACGGTGCTTGAGTCGCTCAGCGCGGACAAAATCCGTTTTTCAGTTTTTGACCGGGTGCGCATCGAGCCCACCGACGAATCGTTTAAGCAAGCCATTGCTGCGGCGCAGAGCGATGACTTTGATGCGTTTGTGGCAGTGGGTGGCGGCTCAACCATGGACACTGCCAAGGCCGCCAACCTTTATTCGTGCTATCCGGCTGACTTTCTGGAGTATGTTAACCCGCCGATCGGCAGAGGCCAGCCCGTCCCCGGACCCCTCAAGCCGCTGATTGCAATCCCAACCACTGCGGGCACCGGCAGCGAGACCACAGGAGTGGCTATCTGCGACCTGGAGTCGCTCCATGCCAAGACGGGAATTGCGCACCGCCGGCTCAAGCCCACCATCGGCCTTGTAGATCCCGAGAATACGCGCACCCTGCCTCCCGAGGTGGCAGCCTCTTCGGGGCTTGACGTGCTATCGCACGCCATCGAATCTTTCACGGCACTGCCTTACCTCGAACGCCCGCGGCCTGAGCGGCCGATTATGCGTCCGGCGTACCAGGGCTCGAACCCCATCAGCGACGTCTGGAGTCTGGAGGCGCTGAGGCTCACGGCAGCCTGCCTGAAGCGCGCTGTGGCTGATCCGGGCGATGACGAGGCCCGGGCATCCATGCTGCTGGCCTCGTCGTACGCCGGTATCGGATTCGGAAACGCCGGTGTTCACCTCCCGCACGGCATGTCGTACCCGGTGTCGGGGCTGGTGAGGAATTTTCGGCCTCGAGGCTACGACGTTGACCATCCCCTCGCGCCACACGGGATCTCGGTGATCCTGAACGCGCCGGCGGTCTACCGCTTCACCGCGCAAGCGTGCCCGGAGCGGCACTTGAAAGCAGCGGAAATACTCGGCGCAAAAGTCGCTGGAGCGAAGCTGGAAGATGCGGGCAGGATCCTCGCCGACCAGGTGGTCAAATTCATGCACGACCTCAAGGTTCCCAACGGTCTGCGCGAACTTGGCTACGGGACCAGCGACATTCCGGCCCTTGTTGAAGGCACGCTACCGCAGCATCGCGTCACCAAACTCTCCCCGCGGCCCGCGTCAGCCGACGACCTGGCCGAACTTTTCTCCAACGCCATGACCGCGTGGTAG
- a CDS encoding mandelate racemase/muconate lactonizing enzyme family protein, whose amino-acid sequence MTDNSTTRRKFLGQAGVGSLAAVGMGALSPSTMEARGRTESMKIIRIEAVTFRRDLHIGGGSGSRDDGAEFMWVRLHTDKGITGTGETYPWNNGQVGALEDYSRELKLIGRDPRDIEGVWRDFYFQMAMRNAGGADMRLLSALNMAQLDILGQAAGLPLYRVLGGKTRERVRVYNTTTDYWAINNMKMGPDTMKIVRFLLDRGITAMKIYPFRAPEKYLSNHALEQGMKWIRDIHDGVGNRMDICVDCWGNFDLPSAARIAKALEPYNIMYLEDVMVNTNADTYAALAAKTSVPLNMSETLATRYEYRRFFERKACSVAMYDLCWCGGPTEAKKIADMADAYSIPTSPHTCGGPLLFICAAHVSTAVPNFLIMESNYWKWAHQYPYFVNNVPTPVDGHVRAPETPGIGAEIKPELFKNGDAIVKTVASV is encoded by the coding sequence ATGACAGACAACTCCACGACACGGAGAAAATTTCTGGGGCAGGCGGGCGTGGGATCGCTGGCTGCGGTGGGAATGGGCGCCCTTTCGCCATCGACAATGGAAGCTCGAGGCCGCACCGAGTCAATGAAGATCATCAGGATTGAGGCCGTGACTTTCAGAAGAGACCTCCACATCGGAGGCGGCTCCGGCAGCCGCGACGATGGGGCCGAGTTCATGTGGGTCAGGCTTCACACCGACAAGGGCATTACCGGGACGGGAGAGACCTATCCGTGGAATAACGGCCAGGTTGGAGCGCTCGAGGATTATTCAAGGGAACTCAAACTGATCGGGCGTGACCCGCGCGACATCGAGGGGGTCTGGCGCGATTTTTATTTTCAGATGGCGATGCGAAACGCCGGGGGAGCGGATATGCGGCTCCTCAGCGCGCTCAACATGGCCCAACTGGATATTCTGGGCCAGGCTGCCGGCCTGCCTCTTTACCGTGTCCTGGGCGGAAAAACGCGCGAGCGCGTGCGCGTCTACAACACAACCACCGACTACTGGGCAATCAATAACATGAAGATGGGCCCGGACACGATGAAAATTGTCCGCTTTCTTCTGGACCGTGGAATCACTGCCATGAAGATCTATCCCTTTCGTGCGCCAGAAAAATATCTGTCCAATCACGCCCTCGAGCAGGGAATGAAATGGATTCGCGACATCCATGACGGAGTGGGCAACCGGATGGACATCTGCGTGGACTGCTGGGGGAATTTCGACTTGCCAAGTGCGGCGCGGATCGCAAAGGCCCTGGAGCCTTACAACATTATGTACCTTGAGGACGTAATGGTGAACACCAACGCTGACACGTACGCTGCGCTTGCCGCCAAAACGAGCGTGCCGCTGAACATGAGCGAGACACTAGCCACCCGATATGAGTACCGGCGCTTCTTTGAGCGCAAAGCGTGCTCGGTGGCGATGTATGACCTCTGCTGGTGCGGTGGCCCGACGGAAGCAAAGAAGATCGCCGATATGGCTGATGCCTATTCCATTCCCACTTCACCGCACACGTGCGGCGGCCCGCTGCTTTTTATCTGCGCAGCGCACGTTTCAACCGCCGTTCCTAATTTTCTGATTATGGAGAGCAACTATTGGAAATGGGCCCACCAGTATCCCTACTTTGTGAATAACGTGCCCACACCAGTCGATGGTCACGTCAGGGCCCCGGAAACCCCGGGGATCGGCGCCGAAATCAAACCAGAGCTGTTCAAAAACGGTGACGCAATCGTCAAGACTGTAGCAAGTGTCTGA